In the genome of Mycteria americana isolate JAX WOST 10 ecotype Jacksonville Zoo and Gardens chromosome 7, USCA_MyAme_1.0, whole genome shotgun sequence, one region contains:
- the KLHL24 gene encoding kelch-like protein 24 yields MVLILGRRLNREDSGIRDSPATKRKVFEMDPKSLSGPEFFDFSSGSSHAESILQIFNEFRDSRLFTDVIICVEGREFPCHRAVLSACSSYFRAMFCNDHRESREMLVEINGIFAEAMDCFLQYVYTGKVKITTENVQYLFETSSLFQISVLRDACAKFLEEQLDPCNCLGIQRFADTHSLKTLFTKCRNFALQTFEDVSQHEEFLELGKDELIDYICSDELVISKEEMVFEAVMRWVYRAVELRRPVLHELLTHVRLPLLHPNYFVQTVEVDQLIQNSPECYQLLHEARRYHILGNEMMSPRTRPRRSTGYSEVIVVVGGCERVGGFNLPYTECYDPVTGEWKSLAKLPEFTKSEYAVCALRNDILVSGGRINSRDVWIYNSQLNIWIRVASLNKGRWRHKMAVLLGKVYVVGGYDGQNRLSSVECYDSFSNRWTEVAPLKEAVSSPAVTSCVGKLFVIGGGPDDNTCSDKVQSYDPDTNSWLLRATIPIAKRCITAVSLNNLIYVAGGLTKAIYCYDPVEDYWMHVQNTFSRQENCGMSVCNGKIYILGGRRENGEATDTILCYDPATGIITGVAAMPRPVSYHGCVTIHRYNEKGFKL; encoded by the exons ATGGTACTAATATTGGGACGCAGACTGAATAGAGAGGATAGTGGGATACGAGATTCCCCTGCAACCAAGCGGAAAGTTTTTGAAATGGACCCAAAATCGTTGTCAGGCCCAGAGTTTTTCGACTTTTCCTCAGGATCATCCCATGCTGAAAGCATTCTCCAGATCTTCAATGAATTTCGAGACAGCCGGTTGTTCACAGATGTTATTATCTGTGTGGAAGGAAGGGAGTTTCCCTGCCATCGAGCGgttctctctgcctgcagcagctacTTCAGAGCTATGTTTTGCAACGATCatagagaaagcagagaaatgttaGTGGAGATCAATGGCATTTTTGCTGAAGCTATGGATTGCTTTTTACAGTATGTATACACTGGGAAGGTGAAAATCACTACAGAGAACGTGCAGTATCTCTTTGAAACATCAAGCCTCTTTCAGATTAGTGTTTTGCGTGACGCCTGTGCCAAGTTCTTGGAAGAACAGCTGGATCCTTGCAATTGCCTGGGAATCCAGCGCTTTGCAGATACACACTCACTCAAGACACTGTTCACCAAGTGCAGGAATTTTGCACTGCAGACGTTCGAGGATGTGTCCCAGCATGAAGAATTCCTTGAACTGGGGAAAGATGAGCTTATTGATTACATTTGCAGTGATGAACTGGTGATCAGTAAGGAAGAGATGGTGTTTGAAGCTGTCATGCGTTGGGTGTATCGGGCAGTTGAGTTGCGAAGGCCAGTGTTACATGAACTTCTGACGCATGTCAGGCTCCCATTGTTACACCCAAACTACTTTGTTCAGACTGTGGAAGTGGACCAGCTGATTCAGAATTCCCCAGAGTGCTATCAGCTGCTGCATGAAGCCAGGCGATACCATATCCTTGGAAATGAGATGATGTCTCCCAGAACTAGGCCACGcag ATCAACTGGTTATTCTGAGGTGATAGTTGTTGTTGGAGGCTGTGAACGAGTTGGAGGGTTTAATTTGCCATATACTGAGTGCTACGATCCTGTAACAGGAGAGTGGAAGTCACTGGCTAAGCTTCCAGAGTTTACCAAGTCTGAGTATGCAGTGTGTGCTCTACGGAATGATATTCTTGTTTCAG gtggAAGAATCAATAGCCGGGATGTTTGGATTTATAACTCTCAACTTAACATTTGGATCAGAGTTGCCTCCTTAAATAAAGGCAGATGGCGTCATAAAATGGCTGTTCTTCTTGGTAAA GTGTATGTTGTTGGAGGATATGATGGGCAAAACCGCCTCAGCAGTGTAGAGTGTTACGATTCATTTTCCAATCGATGGACAGAGGTGGCTCCCCTTAAAGAAGCTGTGAGCTCTCCAGCAGTCACCAGCTGTGTTGGCAAACTGTTTGTGATCGGGGGTGGTCCTGATGACAACACGTGTTCTGACAAG GTTCAGTCTTACGATCCCGATACTAATTCTTGGTTGCTCCGTGCAACTATCCCTATTGCAAAAAGATGTATTACGGCTGTGTCTTTAAACAATCTGATCTATGTTGCTGGTGGGCTTACCAAAGCAATATACTGCTATGATCCAGTTGAGGACTACTGGATGCATGTACAGAATACATTCAGCAGACAG GAGAATTGTGGCATGTCTGTGTGTAATGGAAAAATCTATATCCTTGGTGGAAGACGAGAAAATGGTGAAGCCACAGACACTATTCTTTGTTATGACCCTGCAACGGGCATTATCACAGGAGTAGCAGCCATGCCCAGGCCAGTATCATATCACGGCTGTGTGACGATTCATAGGTATAATGAAAAAGGCtttaaactgtaa